The proteins below come from a single Malus sylvestris chromosome 3, drMalSylv7.2, whole genome shotgun sequence genomic window:
- the LOC126616462 gene encoding glucomannan 4-beta-mannosyltransferase 2-like: MADTTTQILIPETFQRGTYDFAGQIGLIWELIKAPLIVPLLTVGVYVSLAMSLMLFFERVYMGVVIVLVKLFWKKPEQRYKYEPIQDDLELGSSNFPVVLIQIPMFNEREVYKVSIGAACGLSWPSDRLVIQVLDDSTDPTIKQMVELECQRWASKGINIRYQIRETRGGYKAGALKEGLKRSYVKHCEYVAIFDADFRPEPDYLRRAIPFLVHNPDIALVQARWRFVNADECLLTRMQEMSLDYHFTVEQEVGSATHAFFGFNGTAGVWRIAAINEAGGWKDRTTVEDMDLAVRASLRGWKFLYLGDLQVKSELPSTFNAFRFQQHRWSCGPANLFRKMAMEIIKTKKVTVWKKFYTIYSFFFVRKIIAHMVTFFFYCVVLPLTILVPEVYVPIWGAVYIPSIITILNSVGTPRSIHLLFYWILFENVMSLHRTKATLIGLLETARSNEWVVTEKLGDIVKNKAAEAAKNKVADANKTKPASKLFKRPRFKFGNRLHLLELGFGVFLFMCGCYDFVHGKNNYFVYLFLQTITFLICGFGYVGTIIPSS; the protein is encoded by the exons ATGGCTGATACCACAACCCAAATTCTGATACCAGAAACGTTTCAGAGAGGGACGTATGACTTTGCAGGGCAAATTGGGCTGATATGGGAGCTAATCAAAGCGCCATTGATAGTCCCTCTGCTCACAGTTGGGGTCTATGTCTCATTGGCCATGTCTCTCATGCTCTTCTTTGAGAGGGTTTATATGGGAGTAGTCATCGTTCTCGTCAAGCTCTTCTGGAAAAAACCAGAGCAACGCTACAAATACGAGCCCATTCAGGACGACCTTGAACTGGGAAGCTCCAATTTTCCTGTTGTTCTCATCCAAATCCCCATGTTCAATGAAAGAGAG GTCTACAAGGTCTCCATTGGAGCTGCATGTGGACTTTCATGGCCGTCGGATCGTCTCGTGATCCAAGTCCTTGATGATTCAACCGACCCTACAATCAAG CAAATGGTTGAGCTGGAATGCCAGAGGTGGGCAAGCAAGGGGATAAACATAAGGTACCAAATCAGAGAAACCAGGGGAGGCTACAAGGCAGGTGCCCTAAAGGAAGGACTCAAACGCAGCTACGTCAAACACTGCGAGTACGTTGCCATCTTCGATGCCGATTTCCGCCCCGAGCCCGACTACCTCCGGCGAGCCATCCCTTTCTTGGTCCACAACCCTGACATTGCCTTGGTTCAAGCTCGATGGAGATTCG TGAATGCGGATGAGTGCTTGTTGACAAGAATGCAGGAGATGTCATTGGATTACCATTTCACAGTTGAGCAAGAAGTTGGCTCAGCAACTCATGCCTTCTTTGGCTTCAATG GGACTGCTGGTGTATGGAGAATTGCTGCTATCAATGAGGCAGGTGGGTGGAAAGACCGAACAACAGTGGAGGATATGGATCTTGCTGTCCGTGCTAGTCTCAGAGGCTGGAAATTTTTGTATCTCGGTGACCTACAG GTGAAAAGTGAACTTCCTAGTACTTTCAACGCGTTCCGTTTCCAGCAGCACCGATGGTCCTGTGGTCCTGCTAATCTGTTTAGGAAAATGGCGATGGAAATTATCAAAACTAAG AAAGTTACAGTGTGGAAGAAATTTTACACCATATACAGTTTCTTCTTTGTCCGGAAGATCATTGCTCACATGGTTACCTTCTTCTTTTACTGTGTTGTACTTCCTCTGACCATTTTGGTTCCTGAAGTTTATGTTCCAATCTGGGGAGCAGTATATATTCCTTCCATCATCACCATTCTAAACTCCGTTGGAACCCCAAG GTCAATTCACCTTCTGTTTTACTGGATTCTTTTTGAGAATGTGATGTCTTTGCACCGCACCAAGGCAACATTGATTGGCCTGCTAGAAACTGCGAGGTCTAACGAGTGGGTTGTCACTGAAAAGCTCGGAGATATTGTCAAGAACAAAGCAGCCGAGGCTGCCAAGAACAAAGTAGCAGATGCTAACAAGACTAAACCAGCCAGCAAACTCTTCAAAAGGCCACGATTCAAGTTCGGAAACAG GCTTCACCTGTTGGAGCTGGGATTCGGGGTGTTTCTGTTCATGTGTGGATGCTACGACTTTGTGCACGGGAAGAACAACTACTTCGTATACCTCTTCCTCCAAACCATTACGTTCTTGATATGCGGATTTGGCTACGTTGGAACCATCATCCCCAGCTCTTAG